The following proteins are co-located in the Panthera uncia isolate 11264 chromosome F1, Puncia_PCG_1.0, whole genome shotgun sequence genome:
- the ELF3 gene encoding ETS-related transcription factor Elf-3 isoform X1 has protein sequence MAATCEISNVFSNYFSTMYSPEEPALASVPAAATFGAEDLVLTLSNPQMPLEGPEKASWSGKQPQFWSKAQVLDWISYQVEKNKYDASSIDFSRCDMDGATLCNCAPEELRLVFGPLGDQLYSQLWDLTSSFPDELSWIIELLEKDSMAFQETLGPFDQGSPFSQEVLEEGRQTSPYFPGSYGTGAPSPGSSDVSTAGTGTSQSPHSSDSGGSDVDLDLTDSKLFSRDGFPDYKKGDPKHGKRKRGRPRKLSKESRECLEGKRSKHAPRGTHLWEFIRDILLHPELNEGLMKWENRQEGVFKFLRSEAVAQLWGQKKRNNSMTYEKLSRAMRYYYKREILERVDGRRLVYKFGKNSSGWKEEEVAGSRN, from the exons ATGGCTGCAACCTGTGAGATTAGCAACGTCTTCAGCAACTACTTCAGTACTATGTACAGCCCGGAGGAACCCGCCCTGGCTTCTGTTCCCGCTGCGGCCACCTTTGGGGCTGAGGACCTGGTGCTGACCCTGAGCAACCCCCAGATGCCACTGGAGGGCCCAG AGAAGGCCAGCTGGTCGGGGAAGCAGCCCCAGTTCTGGTCAAAGGCCCAGGTTCTGGACTGGATCAGCTACCAAGTAGAGAAGAACAAATACGACGCCAGTTCCATTGACTTCTCACGGTGCGACATGGACGGGGCCACGCTCTGCAACTGTGCCCCCGAGGAGCTGCGTCTGGTCTTTGGGCCTCTGGGGGACCAACTCTACTCCCAGCTGTGGGACCTCA CTTCCAGCTTTCCCGATGAACTCAGCTGGATCATTGAGTTGCTGGAGAAGGACAGCATGGCCTTCCAGGAGACGCTGGGCCCCTTCG ACCAGGGAAGCCCCTTCAGCCAAGAGGTGCTTGAGGAGGGCCGGCAGACCAGCCCCTACTTCCCCGGCAGCTACGGCACCGGGGCCCCCTCCCCCGGCAGCTCCGATGTCTCCACTGCAG GGACTGGTACTTCCCAGAGCCCCCACTCCTCAGACTCCGGTGGAAGTGATGTGGATCTGGATCTCACCGACAGCAAACTCTTCTCCAGGG ACGGTTTTCCTGACTATAAGAAAGGGGATCCTAAGCACGGGAAGCGGAAACGGGGTCGGCCCCGAAAGCTGAGCAAAGAGTCTCGGGAGTGTCTGGAGGGCAAGAGGAGCAAGCACG CCCCCAGAGGCACCCACCTGTGGGAGTTTATCCGGGACATCCTCCTCCACCCGGAACTCAATGAAGGCCTCATGAAGTGGGAGAACCGGCAAGAGGGTGTCTTCAAGTTCCTGCGATCAGAGGCCGTGGCCCAGCTTTGGGGCCAGAAGAAGAGGAACAACAGCATGACTTACGAGAAGCTGAGCAGAGCCATGAG GTACTACTACAAACGGGAAATCCTAGAGCGGGTGGATGGCCGGCGGCTGGTCTACAAGTTTGGCAAAAACTCTAGCggctggaaggaggaagaagttGCCGGGAGTCGGAACTGA
- the RNPEP gene encoding aminopeptidase B yields the protein MASDGPPSGCSAAPRPLHSAQAVDVASASNFRAFEILHLHLDLRAEFGPPGPGPGSRNLSGTAVLELRCLVPEGATELRLDSHPCLEVTAASLRRQRPDSKEQPAEPVHFRTQPFSHYGQALCVALPQPFPAGERFQVLLTYRVGEGPGVCWLAPEQTAGKKKPFVYTQGQAVLNRAFFPCFDTPAVKCRYSALIEVPDGFTAVMSANTWEKRGPNKFFFQMCQPIPSYLIALAIGDLVSAEVGPRSRVWAEPCLIKAAKEEYNGVVEDFLATGEKLFGPYVWGRYDLLFMPPSFPFGGMENPCLTFVTPCLLAGDRSLADVIIHEISHSWFGNLVTNANWGEFWLNEGFTMYAQRRISTVLFGSAYTCLEAATGRALLRQHMDITGEENPLNKLRVKIEPGVDPDDTYNETPYEKGFCFVSYLAHLVGDQDEFDNFLKAYVNEFKFQSILADDFLEFYLEYFPELKKKRVDSIPGFEFDRWLNTPGWPPYLPDLSPGDSLMKPAEELAQLWVTRELDMKAIEAVAISTWKTYQLVYFLDKILQKSPLPPGNVKKLGETYPKISNSRNAELRLRWGQIVIKNDHQEDFWKVKEFLQSQGKQKYTLPLYHAMMGGSEVAQTLAKETFKATAPQLHSNVVNYVQQIVAPKGS from the exons ATGGCGAGCGACGGGCCTCCGAGCGGCTGTAGCGCGGCCCCGCGACCGCTGCACTCGGCGCAGGCCGTGGACGTGGCCTCGGCCTCCAATTTCCGGGCTTTCGAGATACTGCACTTGCACCTGGACCTGCGGGCCGAGTTCGGGCCTCCGGGGCCGGGCCCGGGCAGCAGGAATTTGAGCGGCACCGCAGTCCTGGAGCTGCGCTGCCTGGTGCCCGAGGGCGCCACCGAGCTGCGGCTCGACTCGCACCCGTGCCTCGAGGTGACGGCGGCGTCGCTGCGGCGGCAGCGGCCCGACTCGAAGGAGCAGCCCGCGGAGCCCGTGCACTTCCGCACGCAGCCGTTCTCGCACTACGGCCAGGCCCTGTGTGTGGCCCTTCCGCAGCCCTTCCCGGCCGGCGAGCGCTTCCAGGTTCTCCTCACCTACCGCGTCGGGGAGGGACCCGGG GTTTGCTGGCTGGCTCCTGAGCAGACAGCAGGAAAGAAGAAGCCTTTTGTCTATACCCAGGGCCAGGCTGTCCTAAACAGGGCCTTCTTCCCTTGCTTCGACACTCCTGCAGTGAAATGCAGATATTCAGCTCTTATTGAG gtcccagatggcttcacagctGTGATGAGTGCTAACACCTGGGAGAAGAGAGGTCCAAATAAGTTCTTCTTCCAGATGTGTCAGCCCATCCCCTCCTATCTGATAGCTTTGGCCATCGGAGATCTGGTTTCGGCGGAAGTTGGACCCAG GAGCCGGGTGTGGGCTGAGCCCTGCCTGATCAAGGCTGCCAAGGAGGAGTACAACGGGGTGGTAGAAGATTTTCTGGCAACAGGAGAGAAACTTTTTGGACCCTATGTTTGGGGAAG GTATGACCTGCTCTTCATGCCCCCATCCTTTCCATTTGGAGGAATGGAGAACCCTTGTCTGACCTTTGTCACCCCCTGCCTGCTAGCAGGGGACCGCTCCTTGGCTGATGTCATCATCCATGAGATCTCCCACAGTTGGTTTGGGAACCTGGTCACCAATGCCAACTGGGGTGAATTCTGGCTCAATGAAGGTTTCACCATGTATGCCCAGAGGAGGATCTCTACTGTCCTCTTTG GCTCTGCTTACACCTGCTTAGAAGCTGCAACCGGGCGGGCTCTGCTTCGACAGCACATGGACATCACTGGCGAGGAAAACCCACTCAACAAGCTCCGAGTGAAGATTGAACCAG GTGTGGACCCAGATGATACCTACAACGAGACCCCCTATGAGAAAGGCTTCTGCTTTGTCTCATACCTCGCCCACTTGGTGGGTGATCAGGATGAGTTTGACAATTTTCTCAAG gcctATGTTAATGAATTCAAATTCCAAAGTATCTTAGCTGATGACTTTCTAGAATTCTACTTGGAATACTTCCCTGAGCTGAAGAAGAAGAGAGTGGATTCCATTCCAG GTTTTGAGTTTGATCGGTGGTTGAACACCCCTGGCTGGCCCCCCTACCTCCCTGACCTCTCCCCTGGGGACTCGCTTATGAAGCCTGCTGAAGAGCTGGCCCAGCTGTGGGTGACCAGGGAGCTGGACATGAAGGCCATTGAAGCTGTGGCCATTTCTACCTGGAAGACCTACCAGCTGGTTTACTTCCTAGATAAGATCCTCCAGAAATCCCCTCTCCCTCCCG GGAATGTGAAGAAACTGGGAGAGACTTACCCAAAGATCTCCAACTCCCGGAATGCGGAGCTCCGGCTCCGATGGGGCCAGATCGTCATTAAGAATGACCACCAGGAGGATTTCTGGAAAGTGAAGGAATTCCTGCAGAGCCAG GGAAAACAGAAGTACACTCTTCCGCTGTACCACGCGATGATGGGTGGCAGCGAGGTGGCCCAGACCCTTGCCAAGGAGACCTTCAAGGCCACCGCCCCCCAACTCCACAGCAACGTTGTCAACTACGTCCAGCAGATCGTGGCGCCCAAGGGCAGTTAG
- the ELF3 gene encoding ETS-related transcription factor Elf-3 isoform X2 codes for MAATCEISNVFSNYFSTMYSPEEPALASVPAAATFGAEDLVLTLSNPQMPLEGPEKASWSGKQPQFWSKAQVLDWISYQVEKNKYDASSIDFSRCDMDGATLCNCAPEELRLVFGPLGDQLYSQLWDLTSSFPDELSWIIELLEKDSMAFQETLGPFGTGTSQSPHSSDSGGSDVDLDLTDSKLFSRDGFPDYKKGDPKHGKRKRGRPRKLSKESRECLEGKRSKHAPRGTHLWEFIRDILLHPELNEGLMKWENRQEGVFKFLRSEAVAQLWGQKKRNNSMTYEKLSRAMRYYYKREILERVDGRRLVYKFGKNSSGWKEEEVAGSRN; via the exons ATGGCTGCAACCTGTGAGATTAGCAACGTCTTCAGCAACTACTTCAGTACTATGTACAGCCCGGAGGAACCCGCCCTGGCTTCTGTTCCCGCTGCGGCCACCTTTGGGGCTGAGGACCTGGTGCTGACCCTGAGCAACCCCCAGATGCCACTGGAGGGCCCAG AGAAGGCCAGCTGGTCGGGGAAGCAGCCCCAGTTCTGGTCAAAGGCCCAGGTTCTGGACTGGATCAGCTACCAAGTAGAGAAGAACAAATACGACGCCAGTTCCATTGACTTCTCACGGTGCGACATGGACGGGGCCACGCTCTGCAACTGTGCCCCCGAGGAGCTGCGTCTGGTCTTTGGGCCTCTGGGGGACCAACTCTACTCCCAGCTGTGGGACCTCA CTTCCAGCTTTCCCGATGAACTCAGCTGGATCATTGAGTTGCTGGAGAAGGACAGCATGGCCTTCCAGGAGACGCTGGGCCCCTTCG GGACTGGTACTTCCCAGAGCCCCCACTCCTCAGACTCCGGTGGAAGTGATGTGGATCTGGATCTCACCGACAGCAAACTCTTCTCCAGGG ACGGTTTTCCTGACTATAAGAAAGGGGATCCTAAGCACGGGAAGCGGAAACGGGGTCGGCCCCGAAAGCTGAGCAAAGAGTCTCGGGAGTGTCTGGAGGGCAAGAGGAGCAAGCACG CCCCCAGAGGCACCCACCTGTGGGAGTTTATCCGGGACATCCTCCTCCACCCGGAACTCAATGAAGGCCTCATGAAGTGGGAGAACCGGCAAGAGGGTGTCTTCAAGTTCCTGCGATCAGAGGCCGTGGCCCAGCTTTGGGGCCAGAAGAAGAGGAACAACAGCATGACTTACGAGAAGCTGAGCAGAGCCATGAG GTACTACTACAAACGGGAAATCCTAGAGCGGGTGGATGGCCGGCGGCTGGTCTACAAGTTTGGCAAAAACTCTAGCggctggaaggaggaagaagttGCCGGGAGTCGGAACTGA